TATCAATATATTCGCTAAGTTTATTGTTTAGGTTTATGGAATCAGCAAAAAATATTTTGATATAAGAAGAATCATCTGCATTTTGTCCAAATAAAGAATCGGAAGAAAAAACTACTGTTGCTATGATTAATAAAATTAGTAAAACTTTTCTATAGACTGCCATTTTTAAATCCTTTTATTAATTCCTTTACTTTTGGATAATATATAAACAAAGAAAGTGCGAGATAATATATAAATACCATTTTCACATCAAGTTTAGGAATTTCGCTTTGCACAAAAGACCATGACGACATTATTTCGGATATTTTTAATAATAAAAACAATAGGAAATTTACCACAGCTGCGAAGAAAGGGGATGAAAAAGGGAAAACCAATATCGAGAGCAACAGAACAAATCCGCTTGCTAAAATTAAAGTTACAAGAGGAATTACAAATAAATTGCTGACGGGACCTATCCAAGATATGTATCCGAAATAATATACCACTAAAGCAAGACTTCCCAACCAGGCCGCGACCGAAACAAGAAATATCTTTAAAGTAATTAAAAGCGAATTTCTAAAAAACGACAACGGCCAAATCGGTTGTCTTCCTTTTTGCTTCCGGTAAAGAACAACGGGCAGGTTAAGAAGATTCTCAAGCCGCGGAGTTATTAAAACAATACTTAAAACGGTGATAAAAGATAGCTGGAATCCCGCTTCAAAAAGAGAATACGGATTCCACAAAAGAATTAAAAAACAAGCCGTCGCCAAAGTTATGAATACATCCGTCTTGCGGCGGATTATATACCCAAAAAGAAAAAGATTCACCATTAAACCAGCTCTTACGACCGGAACTTTTAACCCTGTAATAAAAACGTAGATTATAATTAGAATAAAAGTGAAACTAAAGGAAATTCTTTTGGGAATGTTTAATAATTTGAAAATGATCAGGAAAACACCGCTTATTATCACAACATGAAGCCCTGAGATTGCAAGAACATGAGCAACGCCGATTTTGGCAAACATTTCCCGGATCTGTCGCGGAATAGCGCCTGACTTAAACATCATTGCTCCCAACAAGGGAGAATAATTCGGCGAAACATATGCCTGCAAATTATTTGCTAATATCCGCTTTAATTTTAAGGTTCCCTTGATAAACGGATTTGCTTTGCCTTCGCCAAGAA
The bacterium DNA segment above includes these coding regions:
- a CDS encoding ComEC/Rec2 family competence protein, whose product is MIQIPSLVQVALIYILGIIIGAYIPNTFPVLICLLSVFFLLLSGFFALKKYFLIRPLILYASLLLFSIFYTNSCFFVADSAIEKAKNKSVILTGLIISEPEIKKWQTNFVIKIDTIKFPDSAKQEVDLEDCHVLVRAKSSKKDIFYGEKYKFYGVLRIPEDEGFRNYLKRQKISATINVNDRKRLQFLGEGKANPFIKGTLKLKRILANNLQAYVSPNYSPLLGAMMFKSGAIPRQIREMFAKIGVAHVLAISGLHVVIISGVFLIIFKLLNIPKRISFSFTFILIIIYVFITGLKVPVVRAGLMVNLFLFGYIIRRKTDVFITLATACFLILLWNPYSLFEAGFQLSFITVLSIVLITPRLENLLNLPVVLYRKQKGRQPIWPLSFFRNSLLITLKIFLVSVAAWLGSLALVVYYFGYISWIGPVSNLFVIPLVTLILASGFVLLLSILVFPFSSPFFAAVVNFLLFLLLKISEIMSSWSFVQSEIPKLDVKMVFIYYLALSLFIYYPKVKELIKGFKNGSL